Sequence from the Sphingomonas sp. KR3-1 genome:
TCGTCCGTCGGGCGAGCAGGTTCGCTATGGGTGCAAAGAAAGACGATATTGCCAAGAAGGGGCAGGCCAAGCCTGCCGAACCTGGCGCTATCGAGGGGATGATGTACCAGCGCGAGGGCATCGACCATCGCGAGGAAGTGGAGCGCATCATCCGCGTCCGCGAGGCGCGCGGCAAATACATGCCCGAGAACTGGTTCTCCGATCCGGCCTGGGACATATTGTTGCGCCTGTACCAGGCCTATCTGGACGGGCTCGAGCGCACGGTGGGCGACCTGGGGAGCTTTGCGAGCACATCGCCCGCGACCACCAATCGCTGGCTCGACGTGCTTTCCGGGCGCGGCTGGATCCATCGCCGACGCTGCGAGCGCGACCAGCGCCGCGTGTTCGTTTCGCTGACCGACGCCGGCGCGGAGCAGATGCACGAATGCCTGGAGCTGATGGGCAAGCAAGGCTGACCGCCGCCGCCTCCGCGCCACACCGCGCCCGGGAGGCTTGCCGATGATCGCGCTGCTTCGCTGCCTGGCCCTGGCGTGCGTGGTGCTGACCCTGTGGTCTGCGCCCGCCGACGCGGCCGCATGTGCCGTCTCCACCCCGGCTTCCTCCAGCCTGGGCAGCTATTCGCCGAATGCCATCAGGGCGGGCGCCGTCCCGGTGGTCGAGAAGTTCGCGGGGATCGACTGCACCCTCTCCCTGCTCACCGGCAACACGCTCACCGCGACGATCAGCAACGCCAACAGCTTCAAGCTGACTTCGGCGGGGCAGCCCGACGGTGCGTTCCAGGTGTTTCCCAGCGCGACGAACACCACGCCGATGGCGTCAGGCGTCGCCGTCAACTTCCTCAATGCGCAAGTCGTCGATCTCACTGCGTTGCTCGGCCCCAATGCGGGCCACATCCCGCTGTTCATCAAGCCGTCGAGCACGGCATTGCTCACCCCCGGCACCTATAACGGTGCGTTCCGGGTGACCTGGGCGTGGAAATTCTGCTCGGGCGTCTGGGTCGGCAGCACCTGCACGCTCGGCACGCTCGACCAGGGCAGCGGCTTTGCGGATATCACCTTCACCGTCACCGTCGCACCCAAGCCGGTGACGGTCGCGATGAGCGACGTCACCACCTGGGACCCGATCGCCGGCACGACCTACCCCAAGGCGATCGTCGGCGCGAAGAAGCGCGTTACCGTGGTCGTCACCAACCCCGATATCGTCGCGACCGACCTCAACTCGGTGCGCGTCGAGATCCCGAGCCAGCCCGGCACTTCGATCGCGCTCGAAGGCGATGGCGCGAGTTCCGGTGCGCCGATCAAGTTCACCGACGGCACCCCGAGCTCGACGCTCGCCTTCAGCTACACCAATGCCGGCGACGGCGCCGACGATGTCGACTTCTATGCCGACGGCACGGGCTGGGCCTATGTCCCCACGCCGGGCGACGCGGTATCGCAGCGGCTCGTCAAGAAGGTGCGGCTGAAGCCCCGCGGCAAGCTCGCCCCGGGATCGTCGTTCACGGTCACCCTGCCCTATCTCATTCAATAGGGTTCGACGCGCCCGCCTCGTCGCGGCTACTGCGCCGGCGTTGCGGCCAGGCCGCGCATCCATGCCTGAAGGCGGGCGAGCAGCGGGTCGCGGACCTCGGGCCGGGTCGCGGCAAGGTCGTGCGCCTCGCCCGGGTCGCTCGCCAGGTCGAACAGCTGGACATCGCTGCCGCCCGGATTGGCGAGCAGCTTCCAGTCGCCGTCGCGGATCGCATAGCGCGGCGACTTGTCCTGCTCGCGGAAGGGCGTGCCGGGCGGCTGCGCCTTGGCGCCTTCCCTGCCATAGGCCCAGAACAAGGGCGTGCGCCGGGTCAGCGGCGTGCCCTTCAGCACCGGCGAGAGGTCAACGCCCGCGCTGCCTGCCGGCACCTTCTGCCCGGTGATCGCGGCGAGCGTCGGCAACAGGTCGACGCCCTGCCCCACGCTCTGCTCGTCGCGCGTGCCCGGCTTCATGTGGCCGCGCCAATAGAGGATCAGGGGCTGGCGGATGCCGCCTTCGTACAGGCTGAACTTGCGCCCGCGCAGCGTGCCGGTGCTGCCCGGCGCGCCGGTGGTGGCCGTGTAATAATGCTGGAGCGACGACGGGCCGTTGTCCGAGGTGACGATGATCAGCGTATTCTCGAGCTGCCCCATCTGCTCGAGCCGGTCGAACAGGCGACCGAGCGTCCTGTCCATCTTGACCAGGCTGGCAAGGAAACGGTCGTCGTCCGCGCTGTCGCCCTTGCCCATCACGTCGGAAAGCGAGTCCGCGTCGGGCGCCCAGGGATCGTGGACGTCGTTGAGCCAGAGGTT
This genomic interval carries:
- a CDS encoding MarR family transcriptional regulator is translated as MGAKKDDIAKKGQAKPAEPGAIEGMMYQREGIDHREEVERIIRVREARGKYMPENWFSDPAWDILLRLYQAYLDGLERTVGDLGSFASTSPATTNRWLDVLSGRGWIHRRRCERDQRRVFVSLTDAGAEQMHECLELMGKQG
- a CDS encoding protein CsuE is translated as MIALLRCLALACVVLTLWSAPADAAACAVSTPASSSLGSYSPNAIRAGAVPVVEKFAGIDCTLSLLTGNTLTATISNANSFKLTSAGQPDGAFQVFPSATNTTPMASGVAVNFLNAQVVDLTALLGPNAGHIPLFIKPSSTALLTPGTYNGAFRVTWAWKFCSGVWVGSTCTLGTLDQGSGFADITFTVTVAPKPVTVAMSDVTTWDPIAGTTYPKAIVGAKKRVTVVVTNPDIVATDLNSVRVEIPSQPGTSIALEGDGASSGAPIKFTDGTPSSTLAFSYTNAGDGADDVDFYADGTGWAYVPTPGDAVSQRLVKKVRLKPRGKLAPGSSFTVTLPYLIQ
- a CDS encoding sulfatase-like hydrolase/transferase — translated: MNRINRLMGRAGCAVTALAIATTGIAFARPIPPAPQSAPPAATPQAERRPNVLFVLVDDMGWGDLSVMGDRKVSTPNLDRLAREGVLMTKFYDAAPICSSSRAGFLTGRFPASVGFVGITDSHARNAQIGQADFLDPKLPTIARLLKGAGYATAHIGKWHLGGGRDVGEAPWPTAYGFDQSFTTFEGLGPRVLVSDQERGLAEQSDKLGQGTRFWELKTNLTRLYADMTVDFVAQHADKPWFVNLWLNDVHDPWAPDADSLSDVMGKGDSADDDRFLASLVKMDRTLGRLFDRLEQMGQLENTLIIVTSDNGPSSLQHYYTATTGAPGSTGTLRGRKFSLYEGGIRQPLILYWRGHMKPGTRDEQSVGQGVDLLPTLAAITGQKVPAGSAGVDLSPVLKGTPLTRRTPLFWAYGREGAKAQPPGTPFREQDKSPRYAIRDGDWKLLANPGGSDVQLFDLASDPGEAHDLAATRPEVRDPLLARLQAWMRGLAATPAQ